Proteins encoded within one genomic window of Acinetobacter sp. WCHA55:
- the aroE gene encoding shikimate dehydrogenase, translating into MSKQFAVIGNPIEQSRSPELHHAFAQKMGLDLNYSKRLAPLDGFLANIQEFFSQDGIGLNVTVPFKEQAFAACAVLTERAKIAKAVNTLWMVDGQLHGDNTDGQGLVDAIHALDWNLEQTDVLIIGAGGATRGVIYPLVQAGVKKIVIANRTLARAEQLVSDLASTVPQAELQAIGLDALEGLFDLVINATSASLSGDVLVLPEALQFQHAYEMAYGKPSTFLDQAKARGVPTSEGYGMLVGQAIESFSIWNGVKPNLKDFL; encoded by the coding sequence ATGAGCAAACAATTCGCTGTCATTGGCAACCCAATTGAGCAGTCTCGCTCACCTGAACTTCACCATGCCTTTGCACAAAAAATGGGGCTCGACCTCAACTACAGTAAACGTCTTGCACCACTGGATGGCTTCCTTGCCAACATCCAAGAATTCTTCTCGCAGGATGGCATTGGTCTTAATGTCACTGTGCCATTTAAAGAACAAGCCTTTGCCGCCTGCGCAGTCCTCACTGAACGCGCTAAAATTGCAAAAGCTGTGAATACTTTATGGATGGTCGATGGTCAACTGCATGGAGACAACACCGATGGACAGGGCTTAGTCGATGCCATTCATGCTTTAGACTGGAACTTAGAGCAAACTGATGTATTGATCATCGGTGCAGGTGGTGCAACTCGCGGTGTTATTTATCCACTGGTGCAAGCAGGGGTGAAAAAAATTGTGATTGCCAATCGTACCCTTGCCCGTGCAGAACAACTGGTGAGTGACTTAGCGTCGACTGTCCCACAAGCTGAACTCCAAGCCATCGGCTTAGATGCACTCGAAGGTCTGTTTGATTTGGTGATTAATGCAACCTCAGCCAGCCTAAGTGGCGATGTCTTAGTTCTGCCTGAAGCTTTGCAATTTCAACATGCTTATGAAATGGCCTATGGCAAACCTTCGACCTTTTTAGATCAAGCCAAAGCTCGCGGTGTACCCACTTCTGAAGGCTATGGCATGCTCGTTGGTCAGGCGATTGAATCTTTTTCGATTTGGAATGGCGTCAAACCTAATCTTAAAGATTTTTTATAA
- a CDS encoding IS4-like element ISAba1 family transposase (programmed frameshift) encodes MTHLNELYLILNKSLKWNKSHLKCFALIMLVIILKQTCNLSSASKALPIKCLPQSFYRRMQRFFAGQYFDYRQISQLIFNMFSFDQVQLTLDRTNWKWGKRNINILMLAIVYRGIAIPILWTLLNKRGNSDTKERIALIQRFIAIFGKDRIVNVFADREFIGEQWFTWLIEQDINFCIRVKKNFIVTNHLGKNHKISDLFRHLKVGQIECRKRRILVGRVKLYISALQLENGELLLVVSPQFNANAIQDYALRWEIETLFSCLKGRGFNLENTRLTDPRRVKKLIAVLAISFCWCYLTGEWQHNQKKAIKIKKHGRLSMSLFRYGLDYVQMAIQRLIGFGKKEEFKEILAILRKQNPDRIRVL; translated from the exons ATGACACATCTCAATGAGTTATATCTTATCTTAAACAAATCTCTAAAATGGAACAAGTCACATTTAAAGTGCTTTGCGCTCATCATGCTTGTGATTATTTTAAAGCAAACATGTAATCTTTCTTCTGCATCTAAAGCCTTGCCCATCAAGTGTTTACCACAATCATTTTATCGACGTATGCAGCGCTTCTTTGCAGGTCAGTATTTTGATTATCGTCAAATTTCTCAGTTGATTTTCAATATGTTTTCATTCGACCAAGTGCAACTGACTTTAGATAGAACCAATTGGAAATGGGGAAAACGAAATATTAATATCCTGATGCTCGCAATCGTTTATCGTGGAATAGCGATACCTATCCTTTGGACATTGCTTAATAAACGTGGAAATTCAGATACGAAAGAGCGTATTGCTTTGATTCAACGCTTTATAGCCATTTTTGGTAAAGACCGTATTGTGAATGTGTTCGCAGACAGAGAGTTTATCGGTGAGCAGTGGTTTACATGGTTAATTGAACAAGACATCAACTTCTGCATTCGTGTTA AAAAAAACTTCATTGTCACCAATCATTTAGGAAAGAATCATAAAATTAGTGATTTATTTCGCCATCTTAAAGTTGGTCAAATTGAATGTCGTAAACGACGGATTTTGGTTGGTCGGGTGAAACTATATATAAGTGCACTACAGTTAGAAAATGGAGAGCTTTTACTCGTCGTTTCTCCTCAGTTTAATGCCAATGCTATTCAGGATTATGCATTACGCTGGGAAATTGAAACCTTATTCAGTTGTCTCAAAGGACGCGGGTTTAATCTTGAAAATACGCGCTTGACAGACCCTAGACGAGTGAAAAAATTGATTGCGGTGTTAGCTATAAGCTTCTGTTGGTGTTACTTAACGGGTGAATGGCAACATAATCAAAAAAAAGCGATAAAAATAAAGAAGCATGGACGACTCTCAATGAGTTTATTTCGCTATGGTTTAGACTATGTTCAAATGGCGATTCAGCGTTTAATTGGTTTTGGGAAAAAAGAAGAGTTTAAGGAAATTTTGGCAATTTTAAGAAAGCAGAATCCTGATAGGATAAGGGTTCTGTGA
- a CDS encoding DMT family transporter — MMKISSQLLFMLPLAFGIGIAMTFQTALNTQLREYLYSPLQAALLSFFIGTCVLAVLVALQPVDKPQLHDFSNIPWYLWLGGCLGVYAISISIYTAPKLGFLTFSGLVIFGQILTSMIFDHYGLLGTEKTPVNWQRLLGGVVIFIGVLLTLQR; from the coding sequence ATGATGAAAATATCGAGCCAATTGCTGTTTATGTTACCACTGGCCTTTGGTATTGGCATTGCTATGACTTTTCAAACGGCGCTAAATACACAACTCCGAGAATATTTATACTCCCCGCTGCAAGCCGCATTATTATCTTTCTTCATTGGTACCTGCGTTTTAGCGGTTTTGGTTGCACTCCAACCCGTCGATAAACCACAGTTACATGATTTTTCCAATATTCCTTGGTACTTATGGCTAGGTGGTTGTTTAGGGGTTTATGCCATCAGTATAAGCATCTATACTGCGCCTAAATTAGGCTTTCTCACGTTTTCAGGTTTGGTTATTTTTGGACAAATCCTGACTTCGATGATTTTTGACCATTATGGTCTACTGGGTACCGAAAAAACGCCTGTAAATTGGCAGCGTTTACTTGGTGGCGTCGTAATTTTTATTGGTGTGCTTCTCACTTTACAACGCTGA
- the hemF gene encoding oxygen-dependent coproporphyrinogen oxidase has protein sequence MQHPTSADIQCVREFLLDLQARICSALELQEHTGGGTAQFEIDDWERPEGGGGRSRVLQNGTVIEKGGVMFSHINISKLPASATERHPQIAGAKAQAMGVSLVIHPKNPNVPTSHANVRLFVAEKEGQDPIWWFGGGFDLTPFYPNDEDVLSWHQTAHDLCAPFGAEVYAEHKQWCDDYFYLKHRDEQRGVGGLFFDDLNQWDFETCFQYIQAVGNGYLEAILPIFQRNQDKPYSEAQRDFQIYRRGRYVEYNLVYDRGTLFGLQTGGRIESILVSLPNLAGWSYRPEWELDSAEKKLTDFYLKPQDWLKLLK, from the coding sequence ATGCAGCACCCAACGTCTGCGGATATCCAATGTGTTCGCGAATTTCTCCTCGACTTACAGGCTCGTATTTGCTCTGCACTTGAGCTGCAAGAACATACTGGCGGTGGAACAGCGCAATTTGAAATAGATGACTGGGAACGTCCTGAAGGCGGTGGCGGTCGTTCACGTGTTTTACAAAATGGCACAGTGATTGAAAAAGGCGGAGTGATGTTCTCACACATCAACATTTCTAAACTCCCCGCTTCAGCGACTGAACGCCATCCGCAAATTGCAGGTGCTAAAGCACAAGCCATGGGTGTGTCCTTGGTGATCCATCCGAAAAATCCGAATGTCCCGACTTCACATGCCAATGTGCGCTTATTCGTGGCTGAAAAAGAAGGGCAAGATCCGATTTGGTGGTTTGGGGGAGGCTTCGATCTTACCCCATTTTATCCCAACGATGAAGATGTACTGTCATGGCATCAGACGGCGCATGACTTATGTGCGCCCTTTGGCGCTGAAGTCTATGCCGAACATAAACAATGGTGCGATGACTATTTTTACCTAAAACATCGTGATGAACAGCGTGGTGTCGGTGGATTGTTCTTTGACGATCTCAATCAATGGGACTTTGAAACCTGTTTCCAATATATTCAAGCCGTGGGCAATGGCTACCTAGAAGCTATTCTTCCGATCTTCCAACGTAACCAAGACAAGCCCTATAGCGAAGCACAGCGCGACTTTCAAATCTATCGTCGCGGTCGTTATGTCGAATATAATTTGGTTTATGACCGCGGTACACTTTTTGGTTTACAAACGGGTGGTCGAATTGAATCAATTTTAGTGAGCTTGCCAAATTTGGCGGGTTGGTCATATCGACCTGAATGGGAGCTTGATTCTGCTGAGAAAAAACTGACTGACTTTTACCTCAAACCTCAAGATTGGCTCAAGCTGCTCAAATAG
- a CDS encoding acyl-CoA dehydrogenase C-terminal domain-containing protein — translation MPAYKAPLHDIRFLMNEVLDYPAHYQTLSNGEAADADTVDMILEGAADFCENILSPLNQSGDEEGCTFDNGEVKTPKGFKDAYDQFVQGGWQGLSFPEEFGGQNLPQSLNLIKSEMMGTANWSFQMYPGLSIGCMNTILQFGTDEQKNLYMPNLVAGTWSGTMCLTEPQCGTDLGQVKTKAEPNADGTYNISGTKIFISAGEQDLTENIIHIVLARLPDAPAGTKGISLFIVPKFLVNADSSLGERNPVTCGSIEHKMGIRASATAVLNFDNAVGYLIGEPNKGLHAMFTFMNTARIGTAIQGIAHAELSFQGALPYAKERMSMRALSGKKDPEKVADAIIHHADVRRMLLTQKAIAEGGRSMIYYAAQIADKMADALERGDTAAFEAHDDHLGFYTPILKGFLTELGLEAANHGMQVYGGHGYIKEWGMEQIARDARIATLYEGTTGVQALDLIGRKVLLTSKGKVIRDYTAEILKFCGQHARNKYMRRFAWDLTKLCAQWNALTVRIMLAARKDRDIVSSASVDFLMFSGYVMMAYFWAQQAAVASAKLASGEGQETPEFYKAKIKVADFYFERLLPRTQGHAEAMVNPSKTMTSLAAEHFSFDY, via the coding sequence ATGCCTGCATATAAAGCTCCCTTACATGATATTCGCTTCTTAATGAATGAAGTGCTGGACTATCCTGCACATTATCAAACCCTATCGAATGGTGAGGCTGCCGACGCTGATACGGTAGATATGATCTTAGAAGGCGCAGCAGATTTTTGTGAAAATATTTTATCTCCTTTAAACCAATCAGGTGATGAAGAAGGTTGTACCTTCGACAATGGTGAAGTAAAAACACCAAAAGGCTTCAAAGACGCTTATGACCAGTTTGTCCAAGGTGGCTGGCAAGGTTTGTCTTTCCCTGAAGAATTTGGCGGTCAGAACCTACCGCAATCATTAAACCTGATTAAATCGGAAATGATGGGCACAGCAAACTGGTCTTTCCAAATGTATCCAGGTTTAAGCATCGGCTGTATGAACACCATTTTACAGTTTGGTACAGACGAACAGAAAAATCTGTATATGCCGAACTTGGTAGCAGGTACATGGTCAGGCACCATGTGTTTAACTGAGCCACAGTGTGGTACAGACTTAGGGCAAGTGAAGACCAAAGCAGAACCAAATGCTGATGGCACTTATAACATCTCAGGCACTAAAATCTTCATCTCTGCGGGTGAGCAAGATTTAACTGAAAACATCATTCACATCGTACTTGCGCGTCTTCCAGATGCACCTGCAGGCACCAAAGGAATTTCACTGTTCATTGTGCCTAAATTCTTAGTCAATGCAGACAGCAGCCTCGGTGAACGTAACCCTGTGACCTGTGGTTCAATTGAACATAAAATGGGGATTCGTGCTTCTGCAACCGCAGTATTGAACTTTGATAATGCTGTCGGTTACTTGATTGGTGAGCCAAACAAAGGCTTACATGCCATGTTCACCTTCATGAACACCGCACGTATTGGTACAGCAATTCAAGGCATTGCGCATGCTGAGCTTTCTTTCCAAGGTGCACTGCCATATGCCAAAGAACGTATGTCAATGCGTGCACTTTCTGGCAAGAAAGACCCTGAAAAAGTCGCTGATGCCATCATTCACCATGCTGACGTTCGCCGTATGTTGCTCACACAAAAAGCGATTGCTGAAGGCGGTCGTTCAATGATTTATTATGCAGCACAAATTGCCGACAAAATGGCGGATGCGCTTGAGCGTGGCGATACTGCTGCATTTGAAGCACATGATGATCACTTAGGTTTCTATACCCCAATTTTAAAAGGCTTCTTAACTGAATTAGGCTTGGAAGCTGCAAACCACGGTATGCAAGTCTATGGTGGTCATGGCTACATTAAAGAATGGGGCATGGAGCAAATTGCACGTGATGCACGTATTGCAACACTGTATGAAGGCACCACAGGAGTTCAAGCGCTGGACTTAATTGGTCGTAAAGTACTGCTAACCTCTAAAGGTAAAGTGATTCGCGACTACACTGCTGAAATTCTGAAATTCTGTGGTCAACATGCTCGCAACAAATACATGCGTCGTTTTGCTTGGGATTTAACTAAGCTTTGCGCGCAATGGAATGCTTTAACTGTTCGCATCATGCTGGCGGCTCGTAAAGACCGTGACATTGTGTCATCTGCATCTGTGGATTTCTTGATGTTCTCGGGCTATGTAATGATGGCTTACTTCTGGGCTCAACAAGCGGCTGTAGCTTCTGCTAAATTGGCATCAGGTGAAGGCCAAGAAACACCTGAATTCTATAAAGCAAAAATTAAAGTTGCAGACTTCTATTTCGAACGTTTATTACCACGTACCCAAGGACATGCTGAAGCAATGGTCAATCCTTCAAAAACCATGACGTCATTGGCTGCTGAACACTTTAGCTTTGATTACTAA
- the hchA gene encoding glyoxalase III HchA → MAQTNQDRNPSPDLAEDNAFFPSPYSLSQYTASKTDFDGTDYPTPYIGHKKILMVASDERYLLMKNGKFFSTGNHPVETLLPMYHLDRAGFDIDIATLSGNPVKLEMWAMPHEDAVVPATFQKYLAQFKKPLKLVDVLKNSLGDDSPYLAVLIPGGHGALIGLPDSEDLKTLLKWAVAKDKFVISLCHGPAGLLAAAVNEAPENYIFKGYKMCVFPDALDQGANLDIGYMPGELPWLLADRLEKLGVEVVNKEMSGQCIQDRKLITGDSPLASNTLGKMAAQALLAEVQ, encoded by the coding sequence ATGGCACAGACCAACCAAGACCGTAATCCAAGCCCTGATTTAGCTGAAGATAATGCGTTTTTTCCATCACCTTATTCACTTTCCCAATACACCGCCAGTAAAACGGACTTTGATGGAACCGACTATCCAACACCCTATATTGGGCATAAAAAAATTTTGATGGTCGCAAGCGATGAGCGTTATCTACTGATGAAAAATGGCAAATTCTTCTCCACAGGCAACCACCCTGTAGAGACTTTACTGCCGATGTATCATTTAGACCGTGCGGGCTTTGATATTGATATTGCCACACTCTCGGGCAATCCCGTTAAACTTGAAATGTGGGCGATGCCCCATGAAGATGCTGTCGTACCTGCAACATTCCAAAAATACTTAGCCCAATTTAAGAAACCTTTAAAACTGGTAGATGTACTGAAAAACAGTTTGGGTGATGACTCTCCCTATTTGGCTGTTCTTATTCCCGGTGGGCATGGTGCTTTAATTGGTCTACCTGACAGTGAAGACTTAAAAACCTTATTGAAGTGGGCGGTGGCAAAAGATAAATTTGTTATTTCGTTGTGTCATGGGCCAGCCGGCTTATTGGCAGCCGCGGTTAATGAAGCCCCCGAGAACTATATTTTTAAAGGGTATAAAATGTGTGTTTTCCCCGATGCACTCGATCAAGGGGCAAACCTAGACATTGGTTATATGCCGGGGGAGTTACCGTGGTTACTGGCAGATCGCTTAGAAAAGTTGGGTGTTGAAGTGGTCAATAAAGAGATGTCGGGACAGTGTATTCAAGACCGTAAGTTAATTACGGGAGATAGTCCTTTGGCCTCAAATACTTTGGGTAAAATGGCTGCTCAAGCACTTTTGGCTGAAGTTCAGTAA
- the hemW gene encoding radical SAM family heme chaperone HemW, whose product MTDLYPANIPLSLYIHMPWCVRKCPYCDFNSHAVPDGKLSLDLEQEYLYALVEDFKTQLEFAQGRHIHSVFIGGGTPSLISAQGYQWLFAQLKALLPFETNCEITLEANPGTVEHDPFADYLAAGINRLSIGVQSFNTEHLKKLGRIHSNSDAISAIGLARDAGFKRINVDLMHGLPEQTLEQALLDLKLAVDNGATHISWYQLTIEPNTVFFRTQPILPADDVLEEIQTQGETYLKAQGFINYEVSAWRKELPSAHNLNYWQFGDYLAIGAGAHAKVTRPDGVYRFQKTRLPKDYLAKVPAEHVQWKRIEADELPFEFMMNALRLNDGVAVENYAQRTGLNVDSLAETLDALRSRKLMVDDVTRLACTEQGHVFLNSILEEFI is encoded by the coding sequence TTGACTGATTTATATCCTGCAAATATTCCGTTGTCTTTATACATTCATATGCCGTGGTGTGTGCGTAAGTGTCCTTATTGCGACTTTAACTCGCACGCAGTCCCAGATGGCAAACTGTCTTTAGATCTAGAGCAAGAATATTTATATGCTTTGGTTGAGGACTTTAAAACTCAGCTTGAGTTTGCTCAAGGGCGTCACATTCATAGTGTGTTCATTGGCGGCGGAACACCGTCCCTCATTTCAGCGCAAGGGTATCAATGGTTATTTGCTCAGCTCAAAGCATTACTGCCGTTTGAGACGAACTGTGAAATTACCTTAGAAGCCAATCCGGGTACAGTGGAACATGACCCTTTTGCAGATTATTTGGCAGCAGGCATTAATCGGCTTTCGATTGGGGTGCAAAGTTTTAACACGGAACACTTAAAAAAATTGGGGCGTATTCATAGCAATAGTGATGCTATTTCAGCCATTGGTTTAGCGCGTGATGCTGGTTTTAAACGTATTAATGTCGACCTGATGCATGGCTTACCTGAGCAGACTTTAGAGCAAGCTCTACTTGATTTGAAGCTTGCCGTGGACAATGGTGCAACCCATATTTCGTGGTATCAACTCACAATTGAGCCGAATACGGTGTTTTTTAGAACCCAACCGATTTTACCAGCGGATGACGTGCTTGAAGAGATTCAGACCCAGGGTGAAACTTATTTAAAAGCGCAGGGATTTATCAACTATGAAGTTTCGGCATGGCGTAAGGAATTACCTTCTGCACATAACCTGAATTACTGGCAGTTTGGCGACTATTTGGCGATTGGTGCAGGTGCACATGCTAAAGTGACCCGGCCAGATGGGGTCTATCGTTTCCAAAAAACTCGTTTGCCTAAAGATTATTTGGCTAAAGTCCCTGCGGAGCATGTGCAGTGGAAAAGGATCGAAGCAGATGAATTACCGTTTGAATTTATGATGAATGCTTTGCGTTTAAATGATGGGGTTGCAGTTGAAAATTATGCGCAGCGGACAGGTTTGAATGTGGATAGTTTGGCTGAAACGTTAGACGCACTGCGCAGTCGAAAATTAATGGTGGATGATGTGACGCGTTTAGCGTGCACCGAGCAGGGGCATGTATTTTTAAACTCAATATTGGAAGAATTTATCTAA
- a CDS encoding DUF1254 domain-containing protein, whose amino-acid sequence MKKTALLSLMMLGAVSSMSNAAIPDKLAEDAYLYGYSIDEAYKFFYETAVETKTPLNRFQNIRHLADDTYKAHPTINNDTLHLMGWLDVGAEPVIVSIPDFDKGRYWILHTMDMGHYTTAMIGARTRGTKGGRFMFALKNWKGTVPDSVDEVIYVESDLQKMMGRIMATNKEDEKKALNYMDQWNIRTLSEYLGVAGPEQKVRTYPDPAKTSWLERVNFMLCEGTMAEADKKWVSQYKAMGIAPCNYKFTQEQLAAAKVGEKLGMKHIVDLAPKMTNSGKLLGTRAQLSDMQRDLFAEGTYLGQWGLPPDETVYLKTELGSDGKKINGSNGKKYKIHFKAPNVSQFWSFTVYGSDDRLMAHNEMNRHSRGDRTLKPGADGMYTIDLSSDEKANANNPNYLPIPNKDSYIILRMYGPDKDIKDGKYPMPVIQVVK is encoded by the coding sequence ATGAAAAAAACAGCACTTCTTTCCCTTATGATGCTTGGAGCGGTAAGTTCTATGTCCAATGCAGCAATTCCTGACAAATTAGCAGAAGATGCTTATTTATATGGTTACTCAATTGATGAAGCCTATAAATTTTTCTATGAAACAGCAGTTGAAACCAAAACACCATTAAACCGTTTCCAAAACATTCGCCATCTTGCCGATGATACCTATAAAGCACATCCAACCATTAATAACGACACTCTGCATTTAATGGGCTGGTTGGACGTTGGTGCAGAACCTGTCATTGTGAGTATTCCTGATTTTGATAAAGGCCGTTACTGGATTCTACATACCATGGATATGGGGCACTACACCACAGCCATGATTGGTGCACGTACACGCGGTACCAAAGGTGGTCGTTTCATGTTTGCGCTTAAAAACTGGAAAGGCACTGTACCAGACAGCGTAGATGAAGTGATTTATGTTGAATCTGATTTACAAAAAATGATGGGTCGTATTATGGCGACCAACAAAGAAGATGAGAAAAAAGCCCTTAACTACATGGATCAATGGAACATCCGTACCTTATCTGAGTATTTAGGTGTAGCTGGACCAGAGCAAAAAGTCAGAACCTATCCAGACCCTGCCAAAACTTCATGGTTAGAGCGTGTTAACTTCATGTTATGTGAAGGCACCATGGCAGAAGCCGACAAGAAATGGGTTAGCCAATACAAGGCGATGGGGATTGCGCCATGTAATTATAAGTTTACTCAAGAGCAACTGGCAGCTGCCAAAGTCGGTGAAAAGTTGGGTATGAAGCATATTGTGGATCTTGCACCGAAAATGACCAACTCAGGTAAATTACTTGGTACGCGTGCACAATTGAGTGATATGCAACGCGATCTATTTGCTGAAGGTACGTATTTAGGTCAATGGGGCTTACCACCAGATGAAACCGTTTACTTAAAAACTGAACTTGGTTCAGATGGTAAAAAAATTAATGGCTCAAATGGTAAGAAATACAAAATCCATTTCAAAGCACCAAACGTGAGCCAGTTCTGGTCATTCACTGTCTATGGCTCGGATGACCGACTCATGGCACACAATGAAATGAACCGTCATAGCCGTGGTGACCGTACCCTTAAACCAGGTGCAGATGGTATGTACACCATTGATTTAAGTTCAGATGAAAAAGCCAATGCCAATAATCCGAACTACTTACCAATTCCGAATAAAGACAGCTATATCATTTTACGTATGTACGGTCCTGATAAAGACATTAAAGATGGTAAGTACCCAATGCCAGTCATCCAAGTGGTGAAATAA
- a CDS encoding MATE family efflux transporter: MLPILITQFSQAGLGLIDTIMAGHLSPTDLASIAVGVGLWIPVMLLFSGIMIATTPLVAEANGARTPEKIATIARQSLWVAFILGSIAGLILQSMPLLLPLMGVPANLLPKASLFLHAIGFGMPAVTMYAALRGYSEALGHPRPVTVISLAALVLLVPLNFVFMYGFGPIPALGSAGCGFATAILQWIMFFTLATYIFKASAYQKTQVFSTWEKMDRYWIERILKLGLPIGLAIFFEVSIFSTAAIILSPLGETIVAAHQIAMSVTSQLFMIPMSLAIALTIRVGTYYGEKNWIAMRKVQKLGLATGTVLALMTMLLIALFRPEIVAIYTSDHEVSEVAMYLLLFALAYQLMDAWQISAAGCLRGMQDTKGPMWITMIAYWIVAFPVSIYLARYTNIGAAGVWIGLIVGLSVACALLLLRLYNNNKRLSQDYH, encoded by the coding sequence ATGCTTCCCATCCTGATCACGCAGTTTTCTCAAGCGGGTCTCGGATTGATTGATACCATCATGGCAGGGCATTTATCTCCGACCGATTTAGCCTCAATTGCTGTCGGGGTCGGTTTATGGATCCCCGTAATGTTGCTGTTCAGCGGCATCATGATTGCCACCACACCATTGGTCGCCGAAGCCAATGGCGCACGTACCCCTGAAAAAATCGCCACTATTGCCCGTCAGTCACTTTGGGTGGCCTTTATTTTGGGAAGTATTGCAGGTTTAATTTTACAAAGCATGCCACTGTTACTGCCCCTCATGGGTGTACCTGCAAACTTACTGCCTAAAGCCAGCCTATTTTTACATGCCATTGGCTTTGGCATGCCTGCGGTAACGATGTATGCAGCACTGCGTGGATACTCAGAAGCACTCGGCCACCCACGTCCTGTGACCGTCATTAGTTTAGCCGCTTTGGTTCTTTTGGTTCCGCTGAACTTTGTGTTTATGTATGGGTTCGGCCCGATTCCAGCGCTGGGTTCGGCAGGCTGTGGATTTGCCACTGCCATTTTACAGTGGATCATGTTTTTCACCTTGGCCACTTACATTTTTAAAGCCTCAGCGTACCAAAAAACTCAAGTATTTAGCACTTGGGAGAAGATGGATCGTTATTGGATCGAGCGTATTTTAAAACTCGGTTTACCCATTGGTTTAGCTATTTTCTTCGAAGTCAGTATTTTTAGTACCGCTGCAATTATTCTCAGTCCACTGGGGGAAACCATTGTAGCCGCGCATCAGATTGCAATGTCAGTCACCTCTCAACTGTTTATGATTCCGATGTCCCTTGCCATCGCCCTGACCATTCGTGTTGGGACTTACTATGGCGAAAAAAACTGGATCGCAATGCGAAAGGTGCAAAAACTCGGACTCGCTACGGGTACAGTTTTGGCGCTGATGACCATGTTGCTGATTGCACTGTTTCGTCCTGAAATTGTGGCAATTTATACCTCTGATCATGAAGTATCAGAAGTTGCGATGTATTTACTGCTGTTTGCACTTGCCTACCAGCTAATGGATGCTTGGCAAATTAGTGCCGCAGGTTGTTTGCGTGGTATGCAAGACACCAAAGGCCCAATGTGGATCACCATGATTGCCTATTGGATTGTGGCTTTTCCAGTCAGCATTTATTTGGCACGTTATACCAACATAGGTGCAGCAGGCGTATGGATTGGGTTGATTGTGGGTTTAAGCGTAGCATGTGCCCTACTCTTGCTTCGACTTTATAACAACAATAAACGTCTCAGTCAGGACTATCACTAA